Within the Maridesulfovibrio zosterae DSM 11974 genome, the region ATTATCCTCAGGCTGAAAATGTCGGACGTGCTTTTAAAATAGAAGATGCACGTGGCCGCTATATTGTTTATCTTAAGTATAGTTTTCCTCAAGATATGACTCTTAATGGGGTCAAGATAGTTCTGGACTGCGCTAATGGAGCTACTTACAGTCTTGGGCATATGTTTGAAGAATTAGGAGCTGAAGTTGTCAGAATTGGTGATAAACCTAATGGCCTGAACATTAATGATAAGTGCGGTTCATTATATCCAGAAGTAATGGGACAGCGCGTTGTTGAAGAGAATGCTGATATAGGTATTGCACTTGATGGTGACGGGGACCGTTTGATTGTTGTTGATGAAAAGGGGCAGGTCCTTGACGGGGATCAGATAATGGCTCTTTGCGCAGCAGACTTAATGGACCGCGGTAAGCTCGCGAAGAATATGCTTGTTTCTACAGTAATGAGTAACATGGCTCTTGAGAATTTTATGAAAGAGCGTGGCGGTACCATGCTTAGAACTCCGGTAGGAGACAGGTATGTTGTAGAAGCTATGCGGCGTGAAGGCGCAGTCTTAGGCGGCGAACAATCCGGCCATCTTATTTTCAGAGAATATAGCACTACAGGTGATGGACTGCTTGCAGCCTTACAGTTATTGCGTATACTATGCACAAAAAACAGACCTCTTTCAGAACTTTCAGGAATACTTGAACTGTATCCTCAGAAATTGCAAAATGTTCATGTAAAACGCAAGGTTCCCTTTGAAGAGGTTCCAGCTGTCCAAAAGGCTCTTAAACAGGTTGAGCAGGATCTCTCAGGAAAAGGACGCGTTTTATTGCGGTATTCCGGTACAGAATCTGTTGCGC harbors:
- the glmM gene encoding phosphoglucosamine mutase is translated as MSKRLFGTDGLRGQVNIFPMTAEIALRLGLAAGSYFRNGKQRHKVIIGKDTRLSGYVFEYALTAGLCAMGMDVFQVGPMPTPAVSFLTRNMRADIGIVISASHNPFMDNGIKFFDSQGFKLPDSAEDEISAMVLSKDDNWDYPQAENVGRAFKIEDARGRYIVYLKYSFPQDMTLNGVKIVLDCANGATYSLGHMFEELGAEVVRIGDKPNGLNINDKCGSLYPEVMGQRVVEENADIGIALDGDGDRLIVVDEKGQVLDGDQIMALCAADLMDRGKLAKNMLVSTVMSNMALENFMKERGGTMLRTPVGDRYVVEAMRREGAVLGGEQSGHLIFREYSTTGDGLLAALQLLRILCTKNRPLSELSGILELYPQKLQNVHVKRKVPFEEVPAVQKALKQVEQDLSGKGRVLLRYSGTESVARVMVEAQDSAKVELYTSELAEVLEKHLR